The Leptospira hartskeerlii genome contains a region encoding:
- a CDS encoding DUF167 domain-containing protein, whose protein sequence is MKIQVRVKANSKKPSVTKGEDGVWIIAVKEPATEGKANEAVVRAVAEELGLAPSKVKILRGEKSKLKLLEVYD, encoded by the coding sequence GTGAAAATTCAGGTCAGGGTAAAAGCAAATTCTAAAAAACCGTCCGTAACTAAAGGAGAAGATGGTGTTTGGATCATTGCAGTAAAAGAACCTGCCACCGAAGGTAAGGCGAATGAAGCTGTTGTCCGGGCAGTTGCGGAAGAACTGGGGCTTGCTCCCTCAAAGGTAAAAATTCTCAGGGGAGAAAAGAGTAAGTTAAAACTTCTTGAAGTTTATGATTAG
- a CDS encoding LA_1737 family protein produces MIRNFLKIFSPKIGNAVLFFPIFLICLSSEIGASDYFDTLIAEKKPILGSDKEDKYTFRLPPFASIENWGPHYSLNLLVLYTYTDYPKFKQTSFFPLLDHVSAKENESFRSYLFPLYYAQRIQGPQSDSGVNFSLFHYNSYELRGEKFSESWVSFPSFLPLFGRSKTIESGKEESFYFAVPFLYFRNRDLYDNWNHFLIFHWGEDRESSYGSILPLVYWGSGKRKFHFSFFPIFFYNTLYNSYSNKENFHFTIFPLFSYNSWDSGEEGAFFTPLFGRTWKETPQLGGGGKDEEKFSYYLLLFIDQRYSNGELKKYNANIPIVFHRNWENGGKSNTNVLLLSGWSSNEKGEYESSYLFPLLFHKKNEYLYLFPAYFDNGTEKFGLLPVPFYHKRTATEINFYALNSYYSNDWQGNSKFLFFPFYYHSFKPNQSKVITPISYYSFDSSETTTLLPWFLYYRNKEQVASQNYWINTYLSWDEKGEFKRGIFFPFWFYKSQEYFHFLPIWAKGNQTGNEYTWIIPLFTYWNKNRTWVGPFYSRKSELGDQFERWILFPFWYFYRDSWQNNKSESYTLLPIFQWNDTSEYKELITPLSYSKEYKTKFEKYSLVTLYERYDTDQESRRRFYPIYFSNTTNEYSYWNVLGLTGRGFDKVGDAKYSYAFPFYFYKRDSFRLVLPFYFRFGKDYDIYTHFGIFHYWNRSPEKDNTWIWPLLWFSNVDKVRKEEFSTWFPLYWNWSNSRSKGDMFLPLWLNYYEADKSLELKLAYSSSKTLGSFSGTAGVGSTEKDYYLDADVSLFYSLFSISTRTSVNKEELQFWKENHPSESVTANSAVENIFVKNTPEEKEGLGQYNRLTREKVRSFWGVSALFGIFSYERGDDRRHFRLLPLSWFSWSEKTSDKVYAAPLFFWSKIGDESYFVLFPFYGRQEQKENFQESYLLFGFLRGKQGEVRDYSVLWPITRLYFSSDAWGFRIFPLVAHDQSKDFSRTISPFYYRKRILEGNITSRSFHTLLLPFYHSGSELNQAGDIFQENSYSLFIPLYLSLGSRSYTSAGESSESNFYTLLSYYSSKKEMNGAESSTLLTPFYYSNRSRGAGEALEQTTKTDFLLIPGFYWKRSPAESKFFLLGYYRESSPSVSSGNFLGIVSSSKEKKGERISSSFHIFPFYFSGSEEEGEKTIESYTTVPILYYGYKKGKGSGWNVLGFLSGSGSDQENSFAIYPFYSNTERNIPNVLKERITWGLLYYSDRTEFQAGNWNSFNANPFGIFSSSGSKTLETSSSFYFVPIPLLYTYSEKQNLENKEYFKRDVTFLKLIDYSKYESISAKEGSQDKVVDQWRDFNAFFIFSNTLHTTKDLKKEETISSYFRSYLFPIYRFESENDPFKKEKHLNFLLITDYKSGNTGLERIVIGPAFYLDNSERTAYGLAPLAFYRKSKESRFWFAFGFYSYKDNDWDRWGLAGIFDTNFENYQKRRNLNFFLGLIHTELEEQRTRIAVLGGLLAGLERRPDYSDTNFLWLRWKTVPGETLANFLPVYYYHSDTDGTASLIPPVLGYFSSEKDGRFDMLGLGLLYYRNQKISKEEDLMLVGPGLFYYRQYGNNMNGLHAMGILAIPGMGGLLWDWEYETKTKYSKYSILNLLYSHTITKDGNEIDRVFGIKL; encoded by the coding sequence ATGATTAGAAATTTTCTGAAAATTTTTTCTCCTAAAATCGGGAATGCCGTTTTATTTTTCCCGATCTTTCTCATTTGTCTTTCTTCCGAGATCGGAGCCTCGGATTATTTTGATACTTTAATAGCTGAAAAAAAACCTATATTAGGAAGTGATAAAGAAGATAAATACACTTTCAGGCTTCCTCCGTTTGCAAGTATAGAGAATTGGGGACCTCATTATTCTTTGAACCTTTTGGTTCTGTATACGTACACTGATTATCCTAAGTTTAAACAAACCAGCTTTTTTCCCTTGTTAGATCATGTGTCTGCCAAAGAAAACGAGTCCTTTCGCTCCTATTTATTCCCTCTCTATTACGCGCAACGTATCCAGGGGCCTCAGTCGGATTCTGGAGTAAACTTTTCCTTATTTCATTATAATTCGTATGAATTAAGGGGAGAAAAATTTTCGGAAAGTTGGGTGTCTTTTCCTTCGTTTCTTCCTTTGTTCGGTAGAAGTAAAACGATCGAAAGCGGTAAGGAAGAATCGTTCTATTTTGCAGTTCCTTTTTTATACTTTCGGAATCGGGACTTATACGATAATTGGAACCATTTCCTAATCTTCCATTGGGGAGAGGACAGAGAGTCTTCTTACGGCTCCATTCTTCCTTTGGTGTATTGGGGTTCCGGTAAAAGAAAATTCCATTTTAGCTTTTTCCCGATATTTTTTTATAATACTCTTTATAATTCGTATTCTAATAAAGAGAACTTTCATTTTACTATTTTTCCTCTCTTCTCTTATAATTCTTGGGATTCCGGAGAAGAAGGGGCATTCTTTACTCCGCTTTTCGGCCGGACTTGGAAGGAAACGCCTCAATTAGGAGGTGGTGGAAAAGATGAGGAGAAATTTTCCTATTACCTTCTTTTGTTTATCGATCAAAGATATTCGAATGGAGAATTAAAAAAATATAATGCAAATATTCCGATCGTTTTTCATCGGAATTGGGAGAACGGGGGTAAATCTAATACCAACGTATTGTTACTGAGCGGTTGGAGTTCCAATGAAAAGGGAGAATATGAAAGTTCTTATCTTTTTCCATTATTATTCCATAAGAAGAACGAATATTTATATCTATTCCCCGCTTATTTCGATAATGGAACGGAAAAGTTCGGTTTATTACCCGTTCCTTTTTATCATAAACGTACTGCAACTGAGATTAATTTTTATGCATTAAATTCTTATTATTCTAATGACTGGCAGGGAAACTCTAAATTTTTATTTTTCCCTTTCTATTATCATTCATTTAAGCCGAATCAATCTAAAGTAATCACGCCTATTTCCTATTATTCTTTCGATTCCTCTGAAACCACTACTTTGCTTCCTTGGTTTTTATATTATAGGAATAAGGAACAAGTTGCTTCTCAAAATTATTGGATCAATACTTATCTTTCTTGGGATGAAAAGGGAGAATTTAAACGAGGGATTTTCTTTCCTTTTTGGTTTTATAAATCACAGGAATATTTTCATTTTCTGCCTATATGGGCGAAGGGAAATCAAACCGGAAACGAATATACTTGGATCATTCCGTTATTCACTTACTGGAATAAGAATAGAACTTGGGTAGGCCCGTTTTATTCCAGAAAGAGCGAGTTAGGAGATCAATTTGAAAGATGGATACTATTTCCTTTCTGGTATTTTTACAGAGATAGTTGGCAGAATAATAAGTCGGAAAGTTACACTCTTCTTCCGATTTTTCAGTGGAACGATACTTCAGAATATAAAGAACTTATCACTCCACTTTCTTATTCGAAAGAATATAAGACCAAGTTTGAGAAATATTCACTGGTCACATTGTATGAGAGATATGATACGGATCAGGAATCTAGAAGAAGGTTCTATCCGATCTATTTTTCTAATACTACAAACGAATATTCATATTGGAATGTGCTTGGTTTGACGGGTAGGGGATTCGACAAAGTAGGCGATGCAAAGTATAGTTACGCGTTCCCATTCTATTTTTATAAACGGGATAGTTTTCGTTTAGTCCTACCTTTTTATTTTAGATTCGGAAAGGATTACGATATTTACACACATTTCGGGATTTTTCACTATTGGAATCGCTCCCCGGAAAAAGATAATACTTGGATTTGGCCTTTATTATGGTTTTCGAATGTAGATAAGGTCCGTAAAGAGGAATTCTCCACTTGGTTTCCTTTATATTGGAATTGGAGTAATTCCAGAAGTAAGGGAGATATGTTCCTTCCTCTTTGGTTAAACTATTACGAAGCGGATAAGTCTTTAGAATTAAAATTGGCTTATTCTTCTTCTAAGACTTTAGGGAGTTTTTCTGGAACCGCCGGAGTTGGGTCTACGGAAAAAGATTATTATCTAGATGCAGATGTTTCTTTGTTCTATAGTTTATTTAGCATTTCTACAAGAACCTCGGTAAATAAAGAAGAATTACAATTTTGGAAAGAAAATCACCCGAGTGAATCTGTTACGGCTAATTCGGCGGTTGAGAATATTTTTGTAAAAAATACTCCGGAAGAAAAAGAAGGTTTAGGTCAATACAACCGATTAACAAGAGAGAAGGTCCGTTCTTTCTGGGGCGTCAGTGCTCTTTTCGGAATTTTTAGTTATGAAAGAGGTGACGATCGACGACATTTTAGACTTCTCCCTTTGAGCTGGTTCTCTTGGTCGGAAAAAACATCGGATAAAGTATATGCTGCTCCTCTATTTTTTTGGAGTAAAATTGGAGATGAATCTTATTTTGTTCTATTTCCTTTTTACGGCAGGCAAGAACAGAAAGAAAATTTCCAAGAATCTTATCTGCTATTCGGTTTCTTGAGAGGAAAGCAGGGAGAAGTCAGGGATTATTCCGTTTTATGGCCTATCACTAGATTATATTTTTCTTCTGATGCTTGGGGATTTAGGATCTTTCCTTTGGTTGCACATGATCAGTCTAAAGATTTTTCTAGAACTATTTCTCCATTCTATTATAGAAAAAGAATACTAGAAGGGAATATCACGAGCAGATCCTTTCATACTTTGCTTCTTCCTTTTTATCATTCCGGATCGGAATTAAACCAGGCTGGAGATATATTCCAAGAAAACTCTTATAGTCTATTTATACCTTTGTATCTAAGTTTAGGATCCAGAAGTTATACTTCTGCAGGAGAATCCTCAGAGTCTAATTTTTATACATTATTATCTTATTATTCCAGTAAAAAGGAAATGAACGGAGCAGAATCGAGCACCTTATTGACTCCATTCTATTATTCTAATAGATCAAGAGGAGCGGGTGAGGCTCTTGAACAAACTACTAAAACGGATTTTTTACTAATCCCAGGTTTTTATTGGAAAAGGAGTCCTGCAGAGAGTAAGTTCTTTTTACTCGGTTATTATCGCGAATCTTCTCCATCTGTTTCGAGTGGAAATTTTCTTGGAATCGTTTCGTCCTCGAAGGAGAAAAAAGGAGAGAGAATTTCGAGTTCCTTCCATATATTTCCTTTTTATTTTTCCGGCTCTGAGGAGGAAGGAGAGAAGACGATCGAAAGTTATACTACTGTTCCTATTCTTTATTACGGTTATAAAAAAGGAAAAGGTTCCGGATGGAATGTATTAGGATTTCTGAGCGGCTCAGGTTCCGACCAGGAAAATTCTTTCGCAATTTATCCTTTCTACTCCAATACCGAGAGAAATATTCCGAATGTTTTGAAGGAAAGGATCACCTGGGGACTTTTGTATTATTCGGATAGGACTGAATTCCAAGCAGGAAATTGGAACTCCTTCAACGCCAATCCGTTCGGAATTTTTTCCTCTTCTGGAAGTAAAACCTTGGAAACAAGTTCTTCCTTTTATTTTGTTCCGATTCCTCTTTTATATACTTATTCAGAAAAACAAAACTTGGAAAATAAAGAATACTTCAAGAGGGATGTTACCTTTTTGAAATTGATCGATTATTCCAAATACGAATCCATCTCCGCTAAAGAGGGTAGCCAGGATAAGGTAGTAGATCAGTGGAGAGACTTTAATGCATTCTTCATTTTTTCAAATACATTGCATACAACTAAGGATCTAAAAAAAGAAGAAACGATTAGTTCGTATTTCAGATCTTATCTTTTTCCTATATATAGATTTGAGTCTGAAAACGATCCGTTTAAGAAGGAAAAACACTTAAACTTTTTGTTAATTACGGATTATAAATCCGGAAATACCGGTTTGGAAAGGATAGTGATCGGTCCCGCTTTTTATTTGGATAATTCGGAACGTACTGCTTATGGCCTCGCTCCTCTTGCATTCTATAGGAAAAGTAAAGAGTCTAGATTCTGGTTTGCATTCGGCTTTTATAGCTATAAAGATAATGATTGGGATCGTTGGGGTCTTGCAGGAATTTTTGATACAAATTTCGAGAATTATCAAAAGAGGAGAAATCTGAACTTCTTCTTAGGCTTGATCCATACTGAATTAGAAGAACAAAGAACTAGAATTGCAGTCTTGGGCGGCCTACTCGCGGGACTGGAAAGGCGCCCCGATTATTCCGATACAAATTTCCTTTGGTTACGTTGGAAGACCGTTCCGGGAGAAACTCTGGCGAATTTCCTTCCGGTCTATTATTATCATTCAGATACAGACGGCACCGCTTCTTTGATCCCGCCTGTATTAGGATATTTCTCCTCCGAAAAAGACGGAAGGTTTGATATGCTTGGTCTTGGATTATTGTATTATAGAAATCAAAAAATTTCTAAAGAGGAAGATCTGATGCTTGTAGGCCCTGGATTATTCTACTATAGACAATATGGGAATAATATGAACGGCTTGCACGCTATGGGAATTTTGGCAATTCCTGGAATGGGAGGCCTTCTTTGGGATTGGGAATATGAAACCAAGACCAAATACAGTAAATACTCTATTCTAAATTTATTATATAGTCACACGATCACTAAGGATGGGAATGAGATAGATAGGGTATTTGGCATCAAGTTATAA
- the groL gene encoding chaperonin GroEL (60 kDa chaperone family; promotes refolding of misfolded polypeptides especially under stressful conditions; forms two stacked rings of heptamers to form a barrel-shaped 14mer; ends can be capped by GroES; misfolded proteins enter the barrel where they are refolded when GroES binds) — MAKIIEYDETARRKLLEGVNKLANAVKVTLGPKGRNVVIDKKFGSPTITKDGVTVAKEIELEDSIENMGAQMVKEVSTKTNDVAGDGTTTATILAQSIVNEGLKNVTAGANPMALKHGIDKAVSAAVDSIKKRSVKIENKKDIANVATISANNDKDIGNLIADAMDKVGKDGVITVEEAKSIETTLDVVEGMQFDRGYVSPYMVTDPEAMIATLSDPYILIYDKKISSMRDLLPVLEKVAQAGRPLVIIAEEVEGEALATIVVNTLRKTISCVAVKAPGFGDRRKAMLEDIAILTGGQVISEDLGMKLENATVQQLGRAKKVTVDKENTTIIEGQGASKDIQGRVGQIKKQIEDTTSEYDREKLQERLAKLAGGVAVIHVGAATEVEMKEKKHRVEDALSATRAAVEEGIVPGGGLTLLKAQEAVAALKLEGDEATGAKIIFRALEEPIRMITSNAGLEGSVIVEQAKGKKGNEGFNALTMVWEDLLQAGVVDPAKVVRSALQNAASIGSMLLTTEVTITDKPEKDGGGMPPMGGMGGMGGMGGMM; from the coding sequence ATGGCAAAAATTATCGAGTATGATGAAACAGCTAGACGCAAACTTTTAGAAGGCGTTAACAAACTTGCAAACGCTGTAAAAGTTACCCTTGGACCTAAGGGAAGAAACGTAGTAATCGACAAAAAATTCGGATCTCCAACCATCACTAAGGACGGAGTTACCGTAGCAAAAGAGATCGAATTAGAAGATTCCATCGAGAACATGGGCGCTCAGATGGTAAAAGAAGTTTCCACAAAGACGAATGACGTTGCTGGAGACGGAACTACCACCGCTACTATTCTCGCTCAATCCATCGTTAACGAAGGATTGAAAAACGTTACTGCTGGCGCAAACCCTATGGCGCTTAAACACGGTATCGACAAAGCGGTTTCCGCTGCTGTTGATAGCATCAAAAAACGTTCAGTAAAGATCGAAAACAAAAAAGATATCGCTAACGTTGCGACTATCTCCGCAAACAACGACAAAGATATAGGAAATCTGATCGCAGATGCTATGGACAAAGTCGGAAAAGACGGAGTTATCACTGTTGAGGAAGCAAAATCTATCGAAACCACTTTAGACGTGGTAGAAGGTATGCAATTCGACCGTGGATATGTTTCTCCTTATATGGTAACAGATCCTGAAGCAATGATCGCTACTTTAAGTGATCCTTATATTCTGATCTATGACAAAAAGATATCTTCTATGAGAGACCTTCTTCCTGTATTGGAAAAAGTTGCTCAAGCAGGAAGACCTTTAGTGATCATCGCAGAAGAAGTAGAAGGAGAAGCATTAGCTACGATCGTAGTAAACACTCTTCGTAAAACTATCTCTTGTGTGGCTGTTAAAGCTCCTGGATTCGGAGATCGTCGTAAAGCGATGTTAGAAGATATCGCAATCCTTACCGGTGGACAAGTGATTTCCGAAGACCTCGGAATGAAACTGGAGAATGCAACAGTTCAACAACTGGGACGCGCTAAAAAAGTTACCGTGGATAAAGAAAACACCACCATCATCGAAGGTCAAGGTGCTTCTAAAGATATCCAAGGCCGTGTAGGTCAGATCAAAAAACAGATCGAAGATACTACTTCAGAGTACGATCGTGAAAAACTCCAAGAACGTTTGGCTAAATTAGCTGGCGGTGTTGCAGTGATCCATGTTGGTGCAGCTACTGAAGTTGAAATGAAAGAGAAAAAACACCGTGTGGAAGATGCACTTTCAGCTACTCGCGCAGCAGTAGAAGAAGGTATCGTTCCTGGCGGTGGATTAACTCTTCTAAAAGCTCAAGAAGCAGTTGCAGCTCTTAAATTAGAAGGCGATGAAGCAACCGGAGCAAAAATTATCTTCCGTGCATTAGAAGAACCGATCCGTATGATCACTTCTAACGCAGGTTTAGAAGGTTCCGTAATCGTAGAGCAAGCAAAAGGTAAGAAAGGAAACGAAGGTTTTAACGCTCTTACTATGGTTTGGGAAGACCTACTACAAGCTGGAGTCGTAGACCCTGCGAAAGTAGTTCGCTCTGCGCTTCAAAATGCAGCTTCTATCGGATCAATGTTATTGACTACAGAAGTTACAATCACCGACAAACCTGAAAAAGACGGCGGCGGAATGCCTCCTATGGGTGGAATGGGCGGTATGGGAGGAATGGGCGGCATGATGTAA
- the groES gene encoding co-chaperone GroES → MAIKPLGDRVLVEPKQDAEEKIGSIFVPDTAKEKPQEGKVVEVGSGRYEDGKLIPLEVKAGDVVLYGKYSGTEIKSEGKEYLIIRESDILAIVKK, encoded by the coding sequence ATGGCGATTAAACCACTGGGCGACCGTGTTCTGGTTGAACCTAAACAAGACGCCGAAGAAAAAATCGGCAGCATCTTCGTTCCTGATACGGCTAAAGAAAAACCGCAAGAAGGAAAAGTTGTAGAGGTAGGAAGCGGACGTTATGAAGACGGAAAGCTTATACCACTAGAAGTTAAAGCTGGTGATGTCGTTCTGTACGGCAAATATTCCGGAACTGAAATTAAATCCGAAGGTAAAGAATACTTAATCATTCGCGAAAGCGATATTCTTGCCATCGTGAAAAAGTAA
- a CDS encoding deoxyribodipyrimidine photolyase: MFSERNLIRVREGNKKPIFEEGEYILYWLRANRRMAWNHSLDYSIHLAKKFKKPLVIFESVMMDFEWSSPRLQQFLLEGICDTAEDATRAGFTYWPFVETKEHSLSEMVPSILERSSIVITDDFPCFFLPLHAQKISEILNCKLLLVDSNSITPLASYEKSFGYARVLRPKLHDRFVESYVHRSNPKPNAKGIPSLDTNKKPNFLFSGKKEEISSYLQKMNSKFPDIRPVSGKHGGRKEGLKLLKKFLKEGLPFYLEERSEPRPPEKTKSSYLSPYLHFGMISVDEIVTAVLGSDPKIDWNPDILNHSYRGKNEGFFHPDPNINSFLDELLTWRELGYLLFYEEPSFRKDLSILPNWAKLSLEAHRGDIREYTYSKEEFEKAMTHDPIWNAAQKELVLTGTIQNYLRMLWGKKVIEWSSSPEEAFRILEDLNHKYAYDGRDPNSYTGILWCFGAFDRPWSPERAVFGNIRYMSSDSTSKKFKIKPYLEYIQSLEGLSELRLFK; this comes from the coding sequence TTGTTTTCAGAAAGAAATTTAATCAGAGTAAGAGAAGGGAACAAAAAGCCCATCTTTGAAGAAGGAGAATATATCCTCTATTGGCTACGTGCGAATAGAAGAATGGCCTGGAATCATTCTTTGGATTATTCCATTCATCTTGCCAAAAAATTTAAAAAACCATTGGTGATCTTTGAATCCGTCATGATGGATTTTGAATGGAGTTCTCCTAGGCTCCAACAATTTCTTTTAGAAGGAATTTGTGATACTGCAGAAGATGCGACCCGTGCCGGATTTACATACTGGCCCTTTGTAGAAACAAAAGAACATTCACTTTCTGAGATGGTCCCGAGTATTTTAGAAAGATCTTCTATAGTAATTACGGATGATTTTCCTTGTTTTTTCCTGCCTTTGCATGCGCAGAAAATTTCCGAGATCCTAAATTGCAAACTTCTACTCGTGGATTCTAATTCGATCACTCCACTCGCTTCTTATGAAAAATCTTTTGGATATGCGAGGGTTTTAAGACCGAAACTTCACGATAGGTTTGTGGAATCTTATGTTCATAGATCCAATCCTAAACCGAATGCAAAAGGAATTCCGAGTCTTGATACTAATAAAAAACCGAACTTTCTATTTTCCGGGAAGAAGGAGGAAATCTCTTCCTATTTGCAAAAAATGAATTCTAAGTTTCCGGATATTCGTCCTGTTTCCGGTAAACATGGGGGAAGAAAAGAAGGTCTAAAACTTCTGAAAAAATTCCTAAAAGAAGGACTTCCTTTTTATTTAGAAGAGAGAAGTGAGCCAAGACCTCCTGAAAAGACCAAATCATCTTACTTATCTCCTTATTTACATTTTGGAATGATCTCAGTTGACGAGATCGTCACTGCAGTTTTGGGATCTGATCCTAAAATAGATTGGAATCCAGATATATTAAACCATTCTTATAGAGGAAAGAACGAAGGTTTCTTTCATCCGGACCCAAATATAAATTCTTTTTTAGATGAACTTCTGACTTGGAGGGAACTCGGTTATCTTTTGTTTTATGAGGAGCCAAGTTTTAGAAAGGATCTTTCCATTCTTCCGAATTGGGCAAAACTTTCTTTGGAAGCTCATCGGGGAGATATAAGAGAATACACATATTCCAAGGAAGAATTTGAGAAGGCGATGACCCATGATCCTATTTGGAATGCAGCCCAGAAGGAATTAGTTCTCACTGGAACCATCCAAAATTATCTTAGAATGCTTTGGGGTAAAAAAGTAATAGAGTGGTCTTCTTCACCCGAAGAAGCATTTCGTATATTAGAAGATTTGAATCATAAATATGCCTATGATGGAAGAGACCCGAATTCATATACAGGTATTCTATGGTGTTTCGGTGCATTTGATCGGCCTTGGTCGCCGGAGAGAGCAGTGTTCGGAAATATCCGTTATATGTCCTCGGACTCTACCTCTAAAAAATTTAAAATAAAACCTTATCTGGAATATATTCAATCCTTGGAAGGATTGTCGGAACTACGACTTTTTAAATAA
- a CDS encoding DUF962 domain-containing protein gives MTENKKYETLQEFWPFYLREHSNKMNRIFHFIGTTCALVFIVSAIFYLNAWYLLGALFSGYLFAWIGHFFLEKNRPATFIYPFKSFVSDWRMYFYTITGQLGKELEKAGVK, from the coding sequence ATGACTGAAAACAAAAAATACGAAACCCTACAGGAATTCTGGCCATTCTACCTGAGAGAACATTCGAACAAGATGAACCGGATATTTCATTTTATAGGAACCACCTGTGCGCTGGTGTTTATCGTTTCTGCAATCTTCTATCTAAATGCTTGGTACTTGTTAGGAGCATTGTTTAGCGGATATCTTTTTGCATGGATAGGGCATTTCTTCTTAGAAAAAAACCGTCCTGCTACATTTATTTATCCGTTCAAATCTTTCGTGAGCGATTGGAGAATGTATTTCTATACGATTACTGGACAACTAGGTAAGGAACTAGAAAAGGCAGGAGTGAAGTAA